CTCAAAAAAGTGGCCCAACTCATGGGAGGTAGGACACCCCACAGAATGTGTTTTATTCTTGCCAGGAAACATACAAACTGCACCTCCTTTTCCCTGGTCCCCATGGCAGGCACCCACCCTGCCAGCCTGATGGGTTCCCTCCTTCCCAGGCCAGTCCAGGTCTGAggggcagggggaaaaaaagaaggcaaacCTGTGACTTTTTCTTCTGCCCTCTCTACTGTGGGAGCTACCAAAAAGAGAGGTCCTACCATGGTCCCAGGGAATAGCCTTACCCATCGTCACCACCCACAGGGGGCAGAAGGCTGACATCAAAGAGAGCCTTCCCTGCCCAGAGGCGGGCAGCAAAGATGTGACGGCAGGGCCGGTGGCCAGCTGTGAAAATAGAGCAGCTACAGGAGGCCAGGTCAGCCCCCACAGTAAAGGTAGCTCCCCGGCCTGTACCCTCCAACACAAAGCCCCCACCCTCTGCTGGCTGGATGCCCCCACCATGGCGGGCCAGCGCCAGCTCCTCAGCCACCAGGGCTGCCACCTCCTCAGGTCCTACTGCCTGGTAGCGCTCAGCCACCTCTTCAGCCTGCAACCCCTGAAGTTCCACAGGCAGGCTTTCAAGGTCCAGCAGGCCCCGAACAGAGCCCGCCAGAGAGGAATCCCGGGCCAGGGCAGGTAGCAGCTTCTGCCTGTGAGCCTCGAGGTGGTCCACAAAGGGGCAGCTATCCCCACGGTGGTACGCCCAGCAGGCGACCCAGGCCCCTTTGTGTGGATGCCAGGTCTCCAGGAAGTAGCGGAGGAACTCTAGGGGGGCCACATCTTCCAGGTCACTGAGATACTGGCTGTAGACCTTAGGGGAGGCCGCGTGGGCCAGGTTGTGCAGGAGGTTGACAATGTGCCGCTCCCCTGGCACAGTCAACTCTCGGGCCCTGCGCCCCAGGGCCTCCAGGACCTGAGCTCGGCACACTTGCACTCGAGCACAGGGTAAGACCTCCTCCACAGTATCCACACCTACAAGGCAGGACACACCAATGGTAAGACACTCCACCAGGGCCTTGATCTCAGGGACACTCTGCACCAAAGAGGCCACAATGAAGACTAGCAAGTCCGGCGTGCCTCTGCGGGCAAGGCAATAGGCCACCTCACGGCCTCGCCCATTGGCATCCTGGCAAAGGACAGAGTACAGCTCAAAGTCTCCAGGCAGGCTGGCGGCCTGGTCCAAAAAAAGGAGGCGGGGGAAGGAACGTGCCAGCTGACGCATGTGCGATGTGGCCAAGAAGATGGAGTTGAGGATGGCCACATCCTCCTGGAAGACCAGCTTGACCTTGGCCCCTGGGTCAGCCCGAAAGAGCGTGTGCATCTCCCCAAGCAGCTTGCACATGCCCTTGTCCTTGGCTCGGCTGTAGTCCTCCAGGTTCCAGACAAGGTCAGGAGCCAGGAAGCGCTTGGAGACGCTGTTGGTGATCCGGATGGGCAGGCCCAGGCTGGCCTCCAGCTGGCGGCGCTTGAAGCATCGGGAGAACTCCCTGGGTGAGAGCTGATGGTTGTGCTGCAGTCTGGCCTCGGTCACCACCAACCGATCCTTCTTGGGGCCCAGGCGGAGGGTGATGAGGGCTGGGCAGTCAATCTTCTGGCTTCTGGCAGGGAGAGAGCAGGAGGGGAGTGAGGAGACAGGAGAAAGGTGGGAAAGTAAGAACCTGAGAGAGACAGGACAGTGAGGGGCGTGGCTCTGCCCTAGGCAGGAAGAACCTTAGGGACGGCCAGGCAGCACCACGGACAGCAGAGCTGAAGGCAGCCTGCCActtccatcccaccccaccccctccacccccacctcccccacccccgctaCTAAATCAGCCCTACCCTTCAGTTGTCGTGTCTCCTACAGGCCCACTATAGCCTGGACTCCAGGCTGCTGCCCATGCAGTCATCAGCCTCTGGCTATCCTATTGGGGCCCACAGTAAACTGCACTGAACTCCCATAACTGAACACAAGATTCACGTGAGTCTGATGGGCCTGCCCCTACAGCCCTTCACCTCCCACGATTGCCTCCCTTGGGGGCTGCTGATTCCTGAACACCCCAGATCTTTTCTGCTTGAACTCCCCATCCTCTCCCCATACTGAGGACTTGTCCAGATCTTTAGGGGTTCTGTCGACAATCATGCCAGCAGTCCCCACCTCTCCCCCCAGCATCCAGCTTCGAGAGATCCCAGGAAGGGGGCAGGAAGGGGGCACTCACTGCTGGTCTCGCTGCACAACGCTCTGCCCCACATAGGTGCCACTGTGCTTGCAGATGAGGCGCACAAAGCGGAAGCGCAGGGTCGTGGCCAGGCTGGGTAGGTAAGACAGTGGAGGCTGGCGCAGAGAGATCAGTGGCTTGAGGCTGGCGATGATGAACAGCACCTTGTGCCGCTCACACCAGTCATCAAAGAAGCTGCTGAACTGGTGCCACGTGTGAaattccaggcccaggcccagttCCCCCATGGTGGTGCCACCGGCGGCAAGGCCAGCACACCGCGAGGCTTCTTCCTCCGGCTGCGGGATGGATGGCAGGCATACTGTGAGGCTCCTTCCTGccctctctgccccccacccatccacccaaGTCTTCTTCCTGAGGACCGACTATGTGCAGGGGCAGCAGATGTGCTTGGAACCAGGGAGGTGAGCATCGAAAGCACCACAAGGCTCCCAGTCCCTCCTCTTATACTCCCTAACCATGAGACCTCAAGAAAGCCAATGAGCCTCTTCAAGCTtcgtttccttatctgaaaaatgggaataaccatCCCTGTACTCAGGTTCTCTCAGCTGAGGAGCTGGCCTGCTATTTTgctggaaaaaaacccaaaccgaGGTCACCGGCCATGAGCTCCCCCTTAACCCCTCCTCATCTGCTATCCTTCTGGGCCTTCTCCCTGCCCTCGCCAAGGCTAGGGATCCCCTCCCATCTCATCTTCCCCCACAGATGGCCCctctgtcatctctctctcttaccTCTCTTCAGTCTCCCTctctaccctcttctctcctgcctACAAACACATCCGCATCTCCCGCGTCCTCCAAAAACCCTCCCCTGATCCCTCCATCCCCACTGTTGTCCcctttctcttctgccctttgtgccTAAGTTCTCTGGGTAGGCCATCtctggagcagaaccaggagaacatcgtacacgattacagacacatggtctctgtaaggactaactttgacagacttggctcttctcagcaatgcaagactcaaagacagctccaaaagactcatgatggaaaaagctatccatacccagagaaagaattacagagtctgaatgcagattgaggcaaactatttgctctctcttatttttcttctttgttggttttgtttcttctttctcatggttcattccattggttataattcttctttacaacttgactattgtgaaaataatttaatgtatatgtagaatctatattggataacatgccatcttgaggggtagtggggaggagagggagggggagaaaatttggaactcaaaaactttggaactgagtgttgtaaactaagaataaaaaataaatttagaaagagAAGACCATCTCTGTGGTAAGGGCCTCcaattccttttctctcactccctccatAACCCCTTACAAACTGACCCCTGACTCCATCATTCcacccaaactgctctccaaaggaTCTCTTAGTGGCCAAATCCAACaactttttctcaatcttcaccCTTCTTGTCCCCTCAGCAGCCTTGGACACAGTCAATCACCCTCCTCTCAGTGATACTCTCTTCTAGGTTTTGCAACATCATTCTCTCCCTTAATGTGTCCCATAGATATATACGTTCAACAGTTCCAAAttgaacccattatctttcccccttcaTCCCCTCATTTTTGCTATTACTGTAGAGggtcccccccccaccctcccaagttcctcaggctcacaacctaggagtcacccTGGACTCTCACTCCCACCATGTCCAAGCTGGTGCCAAGGCCTatcgatttcacctttgcagtatCTCCCCaatgtgcccccttctctcctctgacacagcccCCACCCTAGGGCAGACCCTCATCACCCTGAACCTGGATCACTTCAATAGCTGCTGAGGGGTCaacctgcctccagtctctcctccaattcatcctccgctcagccactaaagtgattttctaaagtacagatccaaccatgtcacccacacacaataaactccagtggctccctatcacctctaggatcaaacagaaaatctCATTTGGAGTGCAAAGCCCTTCGTAAGCTACTATCCTTTGCAATCATCTTACAACTTAAACCCCGCTCTGTACTTTTGGATCCAGTGATACcgacctctttgctgttcctctcacaGACCACTCTATCTCCTGACCTTGGACATTGTCTCTGGccatcccccaggcctggaacaccccccctccccatcacTGCCTCCTCAAggggcctccctggcttcctctaagtcccagctgaaatctcatctacaggaagcctgctgcaatctctcttaattccagtgccttccctctgctaattctTTCCCATAtatcccatatatagcttgtctgtacatctttgcttgtttgttgtccacccattacactgtgagctcgttgagggcagagactgacttttgcctttctttggatctctCAGTCTTAGCACAGGGCCCGGCACATAGGAGACACTTAATGTTTAGTGACTGACGACTGACCTGTACCATATGCCTACCTCAGAGGTAAGCATCATGTGAAAGAATGTACCAAAAGCACTGTAGTCATGTTAGCCATAAATACTCCCCGAGGAGGGAGCTGGAGGTGGAACAAGAGACAGGCTCAAGGGGAAGAAAGGATTTAAGGATGAGATCTGGttatggggagagggggaatgagagCTGGAGCTGGGCTGGGGGAGCCACAAGAGGAAGAGGATAACATGGGGAAGGGGCCGAGGACAGGCTGAAGAGGAGGAAGGCAAGAGGCAGCACCAAGTGAGAGCCGCTAATTGGTCTAGAGATGGGAGCAGGAGATAGAGGTAGACGGAAGATGGGCTGGGGTGAGGACCAGGACCTGGGACAGAGAACTCAATCGTGAGGAGGGGCGGAGCGAGAGCTGGAGCTGGACCTAGGAGACTGAcgggagggagggaatggagaTGGGGTAAAAGAAGGGACAGTGGGAAAGGGGTGGCATGAGACCCCATCGGCTGGGAGGAGAATGGGGACAGGAGGGCAGtggggagatggggggagggaccGCGCCAGGGAGGGAGATGGGCATGGGGGCAGGCGCGTAGACAGGACTAAGGGACGCGGACAGGGATGGAGCCGAGACCTGGAGGAGGGGACAAGGACAGAGAAAGCCCTGGGAGGGCTCGGACTGAGGTCAGACCCAGGGGCTGGGAGAcaggcctggggggggggggtaaaggTAAAGGGTCATAGGTCATGGTCAAGGTCGGAAACTATTCTGAGCAGCCCGGCCCCACCCGCCCCACCCACCCACTTCTGTTACCATGGAGACCGACCGCGCTCCCGCTCGTTAACCCCCTCCGTCACCATGGCGACCAGGGccgctcttcctccctcccccatcatcATGGCCACCCACCCCCGACTCGGCCTGGCGTGTTACCATGGAGACAGGCGCGGCCTCCgcctccacccctgccccctcctctGCTCCCCGAGAGATGGCGGCGCCGAGCGAGCCCCCGGAGCAGAAGCCTGGGAGACAGGCCCACAATGCCCCGCGTGCCCACAAGGTCCCGCCCCTTCCGCACATGCTCCCGAAGAAATTCCCGAGGAGGGACGACgaccccccaaccccccaacccCCGCCCTCAGCGCATGCGCAGATCTCCTTCCTGGGACTGAACAGAGGCAGCCGCCGTCCGAGTGAGTGGAGCGTGTGGCATCCTGGGAGTTGTAGTCCTCACTGAACTACTTTAGCCCCCCTTCCCTTCACGAGCCTTGGAGAGGGCGCCAAAGGCCTTTGGAGGTGCAGAGGCCGTGCCGGGGGAGCGAGGCTTTGAGAAAGCGCGTGTTGTTTCCATAGCGACGGTGAGAGGGCTGAAATATGGGGCGGAGCCTAAGGACCCAGGGGCGGGGCCTGAGCTTCGTTGCTGGTTTCCTGGGGGAGGAACCTGGGATTGATGGTCTGTTTCCCTGGGAAGAAGCCTGAAGATGTCTGTGGGGAGGacctaagggcagctaggtgacccagtggatagagctgccgcgcctggagtcaggaagatctgagttcaaatccagcctcagacacttaccagctgtgtgactctgagcaagtcacttcaccccgtttgcctcagtttcctcctctgtaaaatgggacggagaaggaaatgacaaatcactccggtatctctgccaagaaaacttcacatggggtcatgaaagctTAAGGACagtctttcacctctttttgactccccagtgtttagcatagtgcccggcacataataggagttcaataaatgtttattgattgattgattgtgagCTTCCCGGGGTGGGGCCTGAGTCGGATTGTTTTCCAGGGGCTGAGCCTGATGTCTAAGACAGGCCCTGAGGAGGCGGGACCTGAATCTAGTCTGTTTCTCGGTGGGGGAGCCCGGTCCTGACTGACCAGGGCCTGGAGGCGGGGTCTGAGATCCAGAGATAGTATATGCGGTCCCAGCGCTGCCGCTGCCACAACCCCCTGGAAGTGTGGAAGGATCAGCTGTTGGTCTGTCTTCCCCCACAGTCCCCACCCTGCTTCCCCCCTGgaccctccccacctctctcccccTTGCCTCCCCCCCACCGCCTAGCAGTCCAGCTGGTCCTGACTGGCCGTAGGCTCTGGGTCGGCAAGGCCCACCGCTCCTGAGAGGAATGGAATACCATCCACCCCGTGTGCCCCACCCAGCCCCAGACAAGTGGCCCAGTTCCTCCCAGCCTCTGAAGGCCCAGAGCAAGGGGTATCCCCACTGGCCACCACTGGACAGCTCCCATCATGACACGTGTGTTTCCACCCTATTTATGTCTCTGTgtcatacacacacgcacacacgcatgcaACCTGTTTTGTTTCACCCTTGCATCTCTTTCATTGCCATCTATTGAAAGTCAGCCCTTACCCCCCTCTTTGTTGCATCAACCTGACCCTTGACCCCATCTGATGGAGACAGCCTGGTTAAGCCTGTATTCTGTAGCCTTTTTtactatttaaaatttatttactatttactatttaagAAAGCTGTTGATTAACTGGAGAATCTCCAGGGTTGTGAAGCCCTTGAGGAAAGAAAACTGGAGGGATAGAGCACAATCTAGCACAATGCTGGAGGAAAGAGGGGCTCTCATAGAGAAACTGAATAGACTTACTGAGTCCAGCCCCAACAGGGCAAAACCAGGAACAGTGGGAACAAGTGAAGTCAGAAAAAGCTTCCACATGATTGGACCTCTCGGTGTGACTGCCCTTGTAGCCCGTGGGTTCCACTGCTTGGAGGTCTTGGAGCAGCTTGTCAGCTACCCTGGGTTGGGCTAGTGGCACAGAGGCATTCTCCAACTGAGACATTGAGAGATTACGATTTCCTCCTTCTTAGTGATGGCAAATGGAGACCAAAAGTTTTCAtttgttcctattttccctcacccCTAATGGCATTTAAGCTCTTGTCTCACTGCCTGCCTGGAAGTAGATGCTTACTATAGAGTTATTTGGTGGAATTGAATGAGTGTGACCCAGTGGCCAAAAACCCTTCAACGCAGGGGCCAAATTCCAATCCCTGTCTAGGGCTCAGACAAAAATCTACACAGTCCATCCAACCAGGACCAGGCTGGAGCCTTTCCAGGTGGGAGAACTCCCTCCACCGTGGGGTGAGACTACGGTAAGCATTTTGATGGACGTAGGGATTagcatccccactttacaaacaggaaaactgaggatcagagacaaaaggatggtttcagattCAGATAAGgcctgaagtcctttccaactcttggGATTGGGGTCATACCACTTAACAGACAGCCAACTCACATTAGCCTGATAATCTACTTGTCCAGACCAACCTTCAGAGATAGCTGGCCTGAGACCAGGGATTTGGTAAGCCCTCCTTACCCCATGAGGAAGCTCAATCAGCAAACCAAGGACACGATCAATTGACCAGCAAGCATTTGTCAAGCGACTGTAAAGTACCGGGCCCAAAGAAGTTTACTGGAGATCAGTAAGCATCAAGAGGACAGTGGTGGGGGTTGGGCTGGGGACCAAGCCAAAACCTCTTTCCATGTTCCAAGATGCCCCTTCCAGGTCACAACACTTCAATTCCTTCCCAAAGCCCAGTTTCCAAGGGAATACAGTGAAAAGGGCACTGGATTCAAATGTGGACTCTGCTTTCTACTTGGGTAGTCACAATTTCTCTGGGGTTCAGTAAATCAAAGGGGGTCACTCACTCCCAGCACTAAATATTCTAATCCCATGATAATGGCCTGGGAGCTCTGAGTGTGTAGATTCAAGCCACCCCCACTCCAAAGGAACCCCTTGCCATTGCTAGGGCCCCTTCCTCAGGTTAGCTAGACTGCCTACCAGCCAGAGGCCTGCTGCTTTCCGGGTGTTTACCACCCATGGGAACCAGGGAGAGAGGAGG
This Trichosurus vulpecula isolate mTriVul1 chromosome 2, mTriVul1.pri, whole genome shotgun sequence DNA region includes the following protein-coding sequences:
- the LOC118836275 gene encoding uncharacterized protein ZSWIM9-like — protein: MVTEGVNERERGRSPWPVSQPLGLTSVRALPGLSLSLSPPPGLGSIPSVLRKKTWVDGWGAERAGRSLTVCLPSIPQPEEEASRCAGLAAGGTTMGELGLGLEFHTWHQFSSFFDDWCERHKVLFIIASLKPLISLRQPPLSYLPSLATTLRFRFVRLICKHSGTYVGQSVVQRDQQSQKIDCPALITLRLGPKKDRLVVTEARLQHNHQLSPREFSRCFKRRQLEASLGLPIRITNSVSKRFLAPDLVWNLEDYSRAKDKGMCKLLGEMHTLFRADPGAKVKLVFQEDVAILNSIFLATSHMRQLARSFPRLLFLDQAASLPGDFELYSVLCQDANGRGREVAYCLARRGTPDLLVFIVASLVQSVPEIKALVECLTIGVSCLVGVDTVEEVLPCARVQVCRAQVLEALGRRARELTVPGERHIVNLLHNLAHAASPKVYSQYLSDLEDVAPLEFLRYFLETWHPHKGAWVACWAYHRGDSCPFVDHLEAHRQKLLPALARDSSLAGSVRGLLDLESLPVELQGLQAEEVAERYQAVGPEEVAALVAEELALARHGGGIQPAEGGGFVLEGTGRGATFTVGADLASCSCSIFTAGHRPCRHIFAARLWAGKALFDVSLLPPVGGDDG